A stretch of Deinococcus cellulosilyticus NBRC 106333 = KACC 11606 DNA encodes these proteins:
- the trmH gene encoding tRNA (guanosine(18)-2'-O)-methyltransferase TrmH has translation MKQARLQKIQRVLSLRQPTLTVLLEEVHKPHNLSAILRSCDAVGAMEAHAIVPRGGMPTYNATSGSAEKWVPLHTHKEVLPTIESLQQKGFQVLATHLSERAVDYRDVDYTRPTCILLGAEKWGVSEAAAKAADQNIIIPMMGMVQSLNVSVAAATILFEAQRQRQVAGMYQEPQIDPETLKRLTFEWLYPDLAEIYQDRGEAYPDIDEEGMIVQGSHQPSVVSDQP, from the coding sequence TTGAAACAGGCCAGACTGCAAAAAATCCAGCGGGTGCTCTCTTTGCGGCAACCCACCCTGACGGTGCTTCTTGAGGAAGTGCACAAGCCCCACAACCTCTCGGCGATCCTGCGTTCCTGTGATGCTGTGGGGGCCATGGAAGCCCACGCCATTGTGCCCAGAGGGGGCATGCCCACCTACAATGCCACTTCGGGAAGTGCAGAGAAGTGGGTGCCCCTGCACACCCACAAGGAGGTGCTGCCCACCATCGAAAGCCTGCAGCAGAAGGGCTTTCAGGTGCTGGCAACCCACCTTTCTGAGCGTGCCGTGGACTATCGCGACGTGGATTACACCCGTCCCACCTGCATCCTCCTCGGAGCAGAAAAATGGGGCGTGTCGGAGGCGGCTGCAAAGGCAGCAGACCAGAACATCATCATCCCCATGATGGGCATGGTGCAGAGCCTGAACGTTTCGGTGGCTGCAGCAACAATCCTGTTTGAAGCGCAAAGACAGCGGCAGGTGGCCGGGATGTATCAGGAGCCCCAGATCGATCCTGAAACCCTGAAACGCCTGACCTTTGAGTGGCTGTACCCGGATCTGGCTGAAATTTACCAGGACAGGGGAGAAGCCTACCCGGACATCGACGAAGAAGGCATGATTGTTCAGGGCAGCCATCAGCCATCAGTGGTCAGCGATCAGCCTTAA
- a CDS encoding kinase — protein sequence MEAEIPKLMVLRGNSGSGKSTTARALREKLGRGVAWIEQDHFRRIVLREHDLPGGVNIGLIDLNVRYALSHGYHVILEGIFHRERYAEMLTQLYRDHPAQSFFYYFDLDFEETVRRHATRPQATEFTPEMMQTWYTRKDLLPDVPETMLHSHLTLEDTLQKILRDTGLGPAESPAR from the coding sequence ATGGAAGCAGAAATTCCAAAACTGATGGTCTTGAGGGGAAATTCCGGTTCCGGCAAAAGCACCACCGCCCGGGCGCTCAGGGAAAAACTGGGGCGTGGGGTCGCCTGGATCGAACAGGACCATTTCCGGCGCATCGTGCTGCGTGAGCATGACCTGCCAGGAGGGGTCAACATCGGCCTGATTGACCTGAACGTGCGGTATGCCCTCTCGCATGGCTACCACGTGATTCTGGAGGGCATTTTTCACAGGGAGCGTTATGCAGAGATGCTGACTCAACTCTACAGGGACCACCCTGCACAGAGCTTTTTCTATTATTTCGATCTTGATTTTGAGGAAACGGTCCGGCGACATGCCACCAGACCACAGGCCACAGAGTTCACCCCTGAGATGATGCAGACCTGGTACACCCGGAAAGATCTGCTTCCCGATGTTCCAGAAACAATGCTGCACTCACATTTGACCCTTGAGGACACCTTGCAAAAAATTCTGCGAGACACAGGACTTGGTCCAGCAGAGTCTCCTGCCAGATAA
- a CDS encoding glycerol-3-phosphate dehydrogenase/oxidase produces the protein MNRQNALNRLSDTFDVIVIGGGATGLGSAVDAAARGYKTLLLEAHDFAKGTSSRSTKLVHGGVRYLAQGNVSLVREALHERGLLSRNAPHLVRSLGFVIPAYDWWSRPFYGIGLKMYDLLAGRLNIGKSRILGRDEVLESIPTLKHKGLQGGVLYHDGQFDDARLAITLMRTLHDLGGVSLNYAPVRGLIKEHGKVAGVKVQDSETGTEYEVRGKAVINATGVFVDAVRRMDEPEVRPMLSPSQGVHLVLDQEFLPGDRALMIPRTDDGRVLFGVPWHGKVVVGTTDTAVPDVSLEPHALPQEVDFILKTARRYLGKQPSETDIRSIFVGLRPLVKAEGASSTAALSRDHTIRVSQSNLITITGGKWTTYRRMGQDAIDRAIEATGLRDTPHRTEALKLHGHTTDALSEPLKVYGTDAEKVLTLPGADQKLHPDLPYLEAEVRFAVRYEMARTVEDILSRRTRAILLNARAATETASRVAQILREELQTSEQKVSQQVEQFRDVTRQYQHL, from the coding sequence ATGAACAGGCAGAACGCACTCAACAGGCTCAGCGACACTTTCGATGTGATCGTGATCGGCGGAGGGGCAACCGGCCTGGGTTCTGCCGTGGATGCCGCCGCCAGAGGGTACAAAACCCTGCTTCTTGAAGCCCATGACTTTGCCAAAGGCACCTCAAGCCGCAGCACCAAACTGGTGCACGGTGGTGTGCGTTACCTGGCACAGGGCAATGTTTCGCTGGTCCGCGAAGCCCTCCACGAGCGTGGACTCCTCAGCCGAAATGCACCCCATCTGGTGCGCAGCCTGGGCTTTGTGATTCCTGCCTACGACTGGTGGTCCAGACCCTTCTACGGGATTGGCCTGAAGATGTACGACCTGCTTGCCGGACGCCTCAACATCGGGAAAAGCAGGATACTGGGCCGCGATGAGGTGCTGGAATCCATCCCCACCCTCAAGCACAAAGGTCTGCAGGGCGGCGTGCTGTACCACGATGGTCAATTCGATGATGCCAGGCTCGCCATCACCCTGATGCGGACCCTGCATGACCTTGGCGGGGTGTCCCTCAATTACGCTCCGGTCAGGGGCCTGATCAAAGAGCACGGCAAAGTCGCTGGTGTGAAGGTGCAGGACAGCGAAACAGGCACCGAATACGAGGTGCGTGGAAAAGCCGTCATCAACGCTACTGGAGTGTTTGTGGATGCTGTGCGCCGCATGGACGAACCCGAGGTGCGCCCGATGCTCTCTCCGAGTCAGGGGGTGCACCTTGTGCTGGATCAGGAATTCCTTCCCGGTGACCGCGCCCTGATGATCCCCAGAACCGACGACGGACGGGTCCTGTTCGGGGTGCCCTGGCACGGCAAAGTGGTGGTTGGAACCACCGACACCGCTGTGCCAGACGTCAGCCTGGAACCGCACGCCCTGCCGCAGGAAGTGGACTTCATCCTCAAAACCGCCCGCAGGTACCTGGGAAAACAGCCCTCCGAGACGGACATCAGAAGCATTTTTGTGGGCCTCAGGCCCCTGGTCAAAGCAGAAGGGGCAAGCTCCACAGCGGCCCTCTCCCGGGACCACACCATCCGGGTGTCCCAGAGCAACCTGATCACCATCACCGGAGGCAAATGGACCACCTACCGCCGCATGGGACAGGACGCCATTGACCGGGCCATCGAGGCGACTGGACTCCGGGACACCCCCCACCGCACCGAAGCCCTGAAACTGCACGGTCACACCACAGACGCCCTCTCCGAGCCCCTCAAGGTGTACGGAACGGACGCCGAAAAGGTCCTGACCCTCCCCGGAGCAGACCAGAAACTGCACCCGGACCTGCCCTACCTCGAAGCAGAAGTGCGCTTCGCTGTGCGCTACGAAATGGCCCGTACCGTCGAGGACATCCTCTCCAGACGCACCCGTGCCATTCTGCTCAATGCCCGTGCAGCCACAGAAACCGCCTCCAGGGTGGCCCAGATCCTCAGGGAAGAACTGCAGACCTCCGAGCAGAAAGTCAGCCAGCAGGTGGAGCAGTTCCGGGACGTGACCCGACAGTACCAGCACCTTTGA
- a CDS encoding NUDIX hydrolase translates to MASTLKIDESWYHRTTQVKDRTSAGGVIVRLKQGQIHVAVAQEVGGQWALPKGGVERGESLLQAAIREVREETGLTEIVSLGKLGVKERYGLKKGIWITQHFFLFITRQVSGVPTDPRHTQGVRWFELSQFPDLFWPEQTALVRESAQTIQERVRAYTSRR, encoded by the coding sequence ATGGCATCAACACTGAAAATTGATGAATCCTGGTACCACCGCACCACCCAGGTGAAGGACCGCACCTCTGCAGGCGGAGTGATTGTCCGTCTGAAACAGGGGCAGATTCATGTGGCGGTGGCCCAGGAGGTGGGTGGACAGTGGGCGCTCCCCAAAGGTGGCGTGGAAAGAGGGGAGAGCCTGCTGCAGGCCGCCATTCGGGAGGTCCGGGAAGAGACTGGCCTCACCGAAATTGTTTCGCTGGGCAAGCTCGGCGTGAAAGAACGCTACGGCCTGAAAAAAGGCATCTGGATCACCCAGCATTTCTTCCTGTTCATCACCCGTCAGGTGAGTGGGGTCCCCACCGATCCCCGACACACCCAGGGGGTGCGCTGGTTTGAGCTGTCCCAGTTTCCGGACCTGTTCTGGCCCGAGCAGACCGCACTGGTGCGGGAATCTGCCCAGACCATTCAGGAGCGGGTCAGGGCCTACACTTCCCGCAGGTGA
- a CDS encoding histidine phosphatase family protein: protein MRITFLRHGRSRADDENVIEGRYDSPLTEVGLEQARKLAAYWAANPPGFDRVEASTLVRASRTAEVVCEPLGLTPIPTPNWMELDNTPIAGMTREEAHAKYPMPDFRHRFQNRTVDGGESKEAARRRASLALENLFQSGAENALVVSHGGILNAALHVLMGCSADCVFPFGDTGFATIELPRDRASVIVLGLRQQPHLREV, encoded by the coding sequence ATGCGAATCACTTTCCTGAGACACGGGCGTTCCCGTGCAGACGATGAAAACGTCATTGAAGGCCGTTATGACAGTCCCCTCACAGAAGTGGGCCTGGAGCAGGCGCGCAAACTGGCTGCTTACTGGGCGGCGAATCCACCAGGGTTTGATCGGGTGGAAGCGTCAACGCTGGTCCGGGCCAGCAGAACCGCTGAGGTTGTCTGTGAGCCTCTGGGGCTGACCCCCATTCCCACCCCGAACTGGATGGAACTGGACAACACCCCCATTGCGGGCATGACCCGGGAAGAAGCCCATGCAAAATACCCCATGCCTGATTTCCGGCACAGGTTTCAGAACCGCACTGTGGACGGGGGCGAGAGCAAAGAAGCGGCAAGACGGAGGGCAAGCCTGGCCCTGGAAAACCTGTTTCAATCCGGGGCAGAGAACGCCCTGGTGGTGTCACATGGAGGCATCCTCAATGCAGCCTTGCATGTGCTGATGGGGTGCAGTGCGGATTGCGTGTTCCCTTTCGGGGACACGGGATTTGCCACCATTGAATTGCCCCGTGACCGGGCCAGTGTGATTGTGCTGGGTCTGCGCCAGCAACCTCACCTGCGGGAAGTGTAG
- a CDS encoding acetoin utilization protein AcuC: MNVLTPTAFIYSSEYQKYKLGPDHPFKSIRGELTLSLLRELNAIRDEDLHLPLSITDAELMLTHAKDYVNMVKSASVGEHLERAREFGLDTTDTPTFPDMHEATLSIVGGTVKAVELVMDGTYKRAFNVGGGLHHAQHRMAAGFCVYNDLSVAARRLSMAGYKVAYLDIDAHHGDGVQMLHYHDRHVLTISLHESGRYLWPGTGSTYELGQGDGSGYSLNVPLEPYTQDHSFLEVMDLLLPEAFEWFQPDVLLLQAGCDPHQQDPLADLCLTVQGMSHIYERIVRYADTYCSGRIVATGGGGYATYNVAPRAWALLYLALSGQPVPEVLPESWREAWLSPNPTEDPIPAHWWDDAVEIPRKQEIEHRNRRTVERLLRDWRDVRK; this comes from the coding sequence ATGAACGTCCTGACCCCCACGGCTTTCATTTACTCGTCTGAGTACCAGAAGTACAAACTGGGACCAGACCATCCTTTCAAGAGCATCCGTGGAGAACTCACCCTGTCGTTGCTGCGGGAACTGAACGCCATCCGTGACGAGGACCTGCACCTGCCCCTCTCCATCACCGACGCAGAACTGATGCTGACCCACGCAAAGGATTACGTGAACATGGTCAAAAGTGCCTCGGTGGGCGAGCATCTGGAACGGGCCAGGGAGTTCGGGCTGGACACCACCGACACCCCCACCTTTCCGGACATGCATGAGGCCACCCTGTCCATCGTGGGCGGCACCGTCAAAGCAGTCGAACTGGTGATGGACGGAACCTACAAAAGGGCTTTCAATGTGGGCGGAGGCCTGCACCACGCCCAGCACCGCATGGCCGCAGGTTTTTGCGTGTACAACGACCTCTCGGTGGCCGCCAGACGCCTCAGCATGGCCGGATATAAGGTTGCCTACCTCGACATCGACGCCCATCACGGAGATGGGGTGCAGATGCTGCACTACCATGACCGCCATGTGCTGACCATCAGCCTGCACGAGAGTGGCCGCTACCTGTGGCCCGGAACCGGAAGCACCTACGAGCTCGGTCAGGGGGATGGCAGCGGATACAGCCTGAATGTGCCTTTAGAGCCCTACACCCAGGACCACAGTTTTCTGGAGGTGATGGACCTGCTGCTTCCAGAAGCCTTCGAGTGGTTCCAGCCTGATGTTCTGCTCCTTCAGGCCGGATGTGACCCACACCAGCAAGACCCCCTGGCGGACCTGTGCCTGACCGTGCAGGGCATGTCCCACATTTACGAACGCATTGTGCGCTACGCAGACACCTACTGCTCAGGGCGCATCGTTGCCACAGGAGGTGGAGGCTACGCCACTTACAATGTCGCTCCCAGAGCGTGGGCCCTCCTGTACCTGGCCCTCAGCGGTCAACCTGTACCCGAAGTCCTGCCTGAAAGCTGGCGCGAAGCCTGGCTTTCCCCCAACCCCACGGAAGACCCCATCCCGGCCCACTGGTGGGACGATGCCGTGGAAATCCCCAGAAAGCAGGAGATCGAGCACCGCAACCGCCGCACGGTGGAAAGGCTGCTCAGGGACTGGCGGGATGTGCGGAAGTGA
- a CDS encoding CBS and ACT domain-containing protein: MLVRDIMTRHPLSVQPDTSIHDAFLVMQENQIRHLPIMQDGKLLGMVSNRDIRWVVSAFVTPDVKALQEQTIERLMVRPVLTVDEDQPIEEAARIMRTHKVGSLMVLNDEDQVVGIVTGIDLLDAIINLTGVHQPSSRLEVELKSEPGELARVSQLMANLGINIVSVLTSQTDDQHQRFLFRIQTMNVRAAAHKLREAGFQVVYPQ, from the coding sequence ATGCTTGTTCGGGACATCATGACCAGACATCCCCTCTCTGTCCAGCCGGACACCAGCATTCATGACGCTTTTCTGGTGATGCAGGAAAACCAGATCCGCCACCTGCCCATCATGCAGGATGGGAAACTGCTCGGGATGGTGTCCAACCGGGACATCCGCTGGGTGGTTTCTGCTTTTGTGACCCCGGATGTGAAAGCCCTGCAGGAGCAGACCATCGAGCGCCTGATGGTCCGTCCGGTCCTGACGGTGGACGAGGACCAGCCCATCGAAGAGGCCGCTCGCATCATGCGGACCCACAAAGTAGGGTCCCTGATGGTGCTGAATGACGAGGATCAGGTGGTCGGCATTGTGACAGGCATTGACCTGCTGGACGCCATCATCAACCTGACCGGGGTGCACCAGCCCAGCAGCCGTCTGGAGGTCGAACTGAAAAGCGAACCCGGCGAACTTGCGCGGGTGAGCCAGCTCATGGCCAATCTGGGCATCAACATCGTTTCGGTCCTGACCAGCCAGACCGACGACCAGCACCAGCGCTTCCTGTTCCGCATCCAGACCATGAATGTGCGAGCAGCGGCCCACAAGCTGCGGGAAGCCGGATTTCAGGTGGTCTACCCGCAATGA
- a CDS encoding N-acetyltransferase — protein sequence MSEFQFVYPTPTEVLEQHPLHPHLNVFRPAHKQHSALVGITALEEGSVGTVLCDGQVVCYATLHPPDRYQRFGEATVEGILELGAVESAPEFRAQRLARRLLDVMMPPESFQENIIIATLYHWHYDLENTGLSTYAYRRLLEKLYSRVGFVVMKTDDPEIISYPGNALMVRMGSEVREELQAEFERLRFLRSTRGLDLSR from the coding sequence ATGTCCGAGTTTCAATTTGTGTACCCCACCCCCACCGAAGTGCTGGAACAGCATCCGCTGCATCCTCACCTCAATGTGTTCCGACCGGCCCACAAGCAGCATTCGGCCCTGGTTGGCATCACCGCACTTGAAGAGGGCAGTGTGGGGACCGTGCTGTGTGACGGTCAGGTGGTGTGCTATGCCACCCTCCATCCACCGGACAGATACCAGCGTTTTGGAGAGGCCACTGTGGAAGGCATTCTGGAACTCGGGGCTGTGGAAAGTGCCCCGGAATTCCGCGCCCAGCGTCTGGCCCGCAGGTTGCTGGATGTGATGATGCCTCCGGAGAGCTTTCAGGAGAACATCATCATTGCAACCCTGTACCACTGGCATTACGATCTGGAGAACACCGGGCTTTCCACCTACGCCTACCGCAGGTTGCTGGAGAAACTGTATTCACGGGTGGGTTTTGTGGTGATGAAAACCGACGACCCTGAAATCATCTCCTACCCGGGCAATGCCCTGATGGTGCGCATGGGGAGTGAGGTCCGGGAGGAGTTGCAGGCGGAATTTGAGCGCCTGAGGTTCCTGAGGAGCACCCGGGGCCTGGACCTGAGCCGCTGA